The genomic segment gatgatgataatactttattgtcagatccagtctgacatttttcttgcatcacagcagctccatttgcaacatcacaaaaaagacaaaaattaagacagggcacaaagatacatacattcaacatatcattacaatcacaaaagacagtattcaaggcccttcaacgtgcatttgatctgggattaagctccatatttaattttaggattgactggtgtacaaaagagtgcttcagtctaaccctattaaaTCGTGGAACCCTATATCTCCGATTTGATGGTAACAGTTTGTATTCGCTGTTCAGGACGTGGTTGGGGTCAGAGACAATGTTGTTGGCCAGCCTTAATATGTTATTATGGTAGGCTGATTCATAGAGTTTCTCAAGTGATTGGCCTACGATCTTTGAGCAGATTTTTATTTGGTGGAGCAGTTTTGACTTTAAAATAGTGGACAAACACTTGTACCATGTATTATTACAACACAGGTACACATGGTAAAATCTCCAGTTCAAGTCATATTTAATTATGAAAACACAAATCTCCTTGTGTTTCTTTGATTATAGTCAGAGTAGTAAAAATGACAGATTGGTTGACAATTATGAAATGGATTGATAAGCATTACAGGGCCACAAGGCTATAGGTAGCCCTGCCTCATATTGTTTCCAAGCTGTTATGCAATCAACTGTTTTATGTATGCTCCATATGTATTTATGACTCAATGGTTGTTGTGTGTTGAGTGCTCTCTTTCCTATGTGGGCAGGCACTCGTCCCATTGTGACGAAGACAGTAAGAGCCCCGACAACCAAACCAACCCCGCCTGCAGGAAAcctacacaaacaaaaaaacacagcaaaaatgcaaaaacactgTCTTCTCTggtcctccccctcccttcttccttctgtAACACTCTTCTACTGACATCTTCaacctttaaatacagtatatcctctcATTTGAACACCCACTGCCGCAGTCCTGTTTCTTATCCTATCTCTCCCCTCCTTATTCATCCCTTGCGCTCCCTTTCAGATCACTCCGGGCAGTAAGGCCTCCATAGCCAACCTGTGCCCCGGTGATGTCATCCTGGCCATCGAGGGCGTCCCAGCCGCAGACATGATGCACTGTGAAGCCCAAAACAAGATCAAAGAATCCACCACTCAGCTCTGTCTCACTGTTGAAAGGTTATATGCAAAAACTAGTAGCATACACGCTCACATACTTACTCACGCAACATACGAAGGTGTCTTTGTTTGTATCCTGTGATATGGCAGGAAAAGGCTAGCATGCCAAGCATAGGTTTTAACCtgagtttaaatgttttatgTCAGTAGATTATagacaatgcacacacacacacacacacacacacacacacacacacacacaatcacaactTGCGGTCATGTTGAGCTGACCGTCTAACCATGATGTGTTCCCAGGAATGAAACAAGACTGTGGACACCACAAGTTACAGAAGACGGTAAAGCCCACCCATTCAAAATCAACCTGGAAGCagagcagcaggtgtgtgtgtgtgtgtgtgtgtgtgtgtgtgtgtgtgtaaaatgggTCCATACtgattaaagattaaaaaaaaaaatattgtctaAATTCACTCCTCCCCCTtgttccctcctttctctctgcttccatTCAGGAGTACAAACCTATTGGCACCGGTCACAACCGGAAGGCTCAGCCATTCGTTGCGGCGGCGAACATCGACGACAAGCGTCAGGTGGTCAGTACAGCCTACAACACTCCCATAGGCCTCTACTCCTCAGGCAACATCCAGGACGCCATGCAGGGCCAGATCCGCGGCCTCGTCCACGACAAGCCTGAGAGGTGACACTGCATCTCAGACATGTCAGGTTCATtccatacactaccagtcaaaagtttggacacacctgattcaatatactatgtttttcattatcttaaagtcattttgagCTAAAggtttatgcttaaatgcttgaaatttgtttcttagacaaatattaatagtgaagttgatgcctatgtatgaatttctttccaaagcctttgcctttccatcaaggcaaagggtggctacttctaatctaaaatataaaatagttttgatttgtttgacacttttttggtcactgcataattccatttgtgttatttcatagttttgatgtctttactagtaaaaatgtgtgtccaaacttttgactggtagtgtagatagatagatagatagatagatagatagatagatagatagatagattcacATTCAAAGCCCTGCCCCATCTGTCTGGCCTTCTATATCTCGCTAATAGCAGTGTGTTGTTACTGCATTGGCACTGTCAACCTTTCCATTTTTTCCTCTATGTTTTCTTCTGCtactgctgtttttctgcttaGCTCGTGTTTCGTTTCTTGCATTTTTGCAGCCGACCTGCTCTCCACATCAGTCACCTACTGGCTCTCCCTGCCAGTCACACAGTTGCTGTTGGGAGGCGTCAGCCGCTTTGTTTTATGCAGCCCCAGATCTGCTATGATAGCATTCAGCCTTCCCAGGAAGTCATGTGGATTTCATTAGGCTACCAGATATATGGTGTGTCATGCTGAGTGTATATTACCGAAGCACACAGGAATGATTCTTTCCATGGATTGAGCAGGACCTGTTTCTGAATGAGATATAAATCACATCAAACCTGGGTCATGTCAGCTCATACTGCATTACATACTGCTGCGTACAAGGTACAAGCAGTACATTAGAAAGTAGGGCAGCCAAAATCTCAGTCAATACTGTCAGCAGACTAATATTTGTTATTGATGCATAAATCAAAccatgagtcttgaaaaaaaggGCAATTATACTAAGCATGGAAAAGGGCATGTTGTACAATCTGCATGTTGTAACAGCTAAAACCATTCATTTATCaacatcctctctccttctctgtgtgGTCCTGGTCCACTCTGTATTTCCTTACTCATCTCACATTTCTCATCTCTCTTGTTCTCCTTTTAAGGCTGCCTGCCCCTCTTGTATCTGTCTAATCTCCAGCTGGTTGTTCTCCCCTGATCTTGCCCACAATAACCACAAGTTCAGGACAAGGCAGTTAAGACTGTCCCAGCTGCCATGCATCATTTCTGCCAAAGAGTATAAAGCATTTTTTGTCATAAGTTATGTGAAAACCTATTATACCATAATAGTGCTGTGGCATGGTTATAAgtaacagatacagatacagatacagatgcactttatttacatctgtctatatctgttgtgtgtgcacatgtgtttgtgtctataaCCAGGCACTatactctatgtgtgtgtgttttaatctgtgtttgtgtgtgtgtgtcctgttcaGCCCCAGGACCTTATCCTCCATTGAGGAGTCTGATGTGTACCGGATGCTACAGAAAGACCAAGAGGAGCCCCAGGAGCCCCGGCAGTCTGGCTCCTTCAAAGCCCTGCAGGACTTTGTTAACAGCGATGGTgagctcttcctctttccctgaTGAAGCACTTCCTCAGCactacaaaaacattttacGCACGGCACATTAAGGAGTGAACGGCGTGAAATGATGGAGTGAAAGCCTTGAAATGATGGAGTGAAAGCCTTGAAATAGTACAGAGAAGCGTCTGAAAGTCTGAAACATTTTGGCTTATGTTGATAGTGAGCGAGGCAAGCCAAGCTGTCTAAATACttaaaaatctattttatcATTGCTtctgcatttttcttttcatgagATACTGTTTTTGGTGAGAATCGTTCAATATGTTGTATTAATATCGTTGCAATATTGACGGATCCAGTTCAATATGGGCTACAGAATAACAGTGCTCATCTGATCATCTATTAACTGTTGCATGAGCAGTTCATAGCAAACGGTGCATGAGTGGGAAAAGAGCAGGCATGAGACAAAGGCAGAGAGTTTACCGCACTTCCTTACCGAGCGGCTTCCTATCTATCTTATCGTTAGAGTAGTAAAAACGTGTTATGATACAGATTGGTTGACAATTATGAAATGGGTTGATAAGCACATCATGGATCAGATGGACAGTCCCAAAATAAAGCAGCAGTAAAGGGCCACAAGGCTATAGGTAGCCCTGCCTCATATTGTTTCCAAGCTGTTGTGCAATCAACAGTTTTTTATGTGTGCTCCATATGTATTTATGACTCAATGGTTGTTGTGTGTTGAGTGCTCTCTTTCCTATGTGGGCAGGCACTCGTCCCATTGTGACGAAGACAGTAAGAGCCCCGACAACCAAACCAACCCCGCCTGCAGGAAACCTGCAGAAACTGCCCCTCTGTGACAAGTGTGGGAATGGCATTGTGTAAGTACAAGTAGGATGTAATGAGCTGAGTATTGTATCACTAGTAGGAGTATCACCTCCCATTCACATTCAAACCACTATCCTCATCCCTCAGTGTATATAGTCTTgcactgtagatagatagatggatggatggatggctcgatggctggatggatggatggatagatagatagatagatagatagatagatagatagatagatagatagatagatagatagatagaatctctatatataatatatctaAATATATCTATATACTATTCTTTGCTCCTGCAGTGACCCAGAAGCAAAGATTTATCGCCTATAACTTATTAAATACCTAATTAAATACCTAGaattatttgtcattttttgacatctctctctctctctctgtcttttacgCTACAGGGGGACAGTTGTGAAAGCACGGGATAAGTATCGTCACCCTGGTTGCTTTGTGTGCTCCGACTGTGACGTCAACCTCAAACAGAAGGGCTACTTCTTTGTGGAGGGGCAGCTGTACTGCGAGACCCACGCTCGTGCGAGAATGAGACCACCAGAGGGACATGACCTCATCACGACTTTCCCCTCTGCATAAATGCCCTCTTTAAGAACATacaaacaatcacacacacacacacacacacaaacactcctaCATCTGTGCTGTATGTGTTCATTTACACTTTGACGTTGTCTGTGTGCAATGTTTTGCACGTAGGCTTGGAGTGATTTTAATAAGAATACACTTTTCTCTCATATCTAAACATAAAGGTGTGACGTTTTGTCAACTTTATAAAGTCAACTTTATAAAGGAGCATTTTGCAGATGACAGTTGGACAGCGCTGTTGTTGGAGGAGCCAAATGGCAGTGAgtgacaaaacaaaagacacTGAGACTTGCCACCTTCATCTCATCAACTTCTCACAATTTGGTGTCCTTCCAATAAAGACCTCTATTCAAACTGTAAGATGGCATCTGTATGTGGACTATCAGATAAATAGGACCACCTATAAAGATTAACAGGGGACAGCCTCAATATGGCCATGTTGATAGATGACAAAAACCTAGTCAGTTATGTTGATTGAATTGATCAATTAATTGATCATCCACAATTGCATTGTTTTGAGAACTTCATATCAACTGTTAAAGTTGACTTGTGGCCTCTTGTGGTTGGCTAAGTGAGGAGTGGAGCGGTCCACTGCTGGCAGCCTTGGAGGAGGCAGCTGCGTTCCAGTTGTCACTCAGGGAACAAAATCCCTGAATGCCCAAAACAGCCTGTAGCTCTGTAGGatacaaaaaaatagaaactaGATCTCCCTTTAAATGCTGGTGTAAGTAGATAACAGGCTTCTCAAGCTGATGCTACATCCAGGCAGGTGGGAGAGGCTGCCTCTGTcattgcaaataaaaaataactgcTCTGCCTCAACAGTAGTATTTCCTGTTACCAAGCAACCTCGAACACTAaggaaaaagtaaagtaaaagtagtaAAGAATCTTTGATAAAGGCAAATAAAAAGCAAGCTTTGCTATGTTAAAATAATTTTCATATGTCAGTTTATTTTGATAGCTATGCTTTCTCTCTACCTGCGAGTAATTTGATAGTGGGCTAAATAAGTTGAATTTTACCAAGCCCTAACAATAACTAACATGTTAACATAAGTAGTGAACTACCATAATTATCCAACATAGCTTAACCTTAGCTAACATGAGTTTAGCCAGAAAAGAAGATCAGAACTTGCAAGTcaacccctctctttctcagaaAGGCCCAACAGACAGgtctttttaaaagaaaacataaaggATGGATATCACTACATTTACTGGATATCTGATAAAATGCAGAATGTCACTTTTCATCAAcatcaacctttatttaaacagggaaAACACTGAGAGCAAGCTCTCTTTTACAGGTGTGTCCTGTTtccaggctaaaaaaaaaaagaataaataacagACAACAATTACAAGATAAGGCAAGATAAGTTATAGGGTGAAAATAATGGGGATTGGGTGGAGAATAACCCTGTTTTGAGATGTGTAACTGCACACTGTAAGAACTAGGCCGACCTTTTCTTAATTTGACAATTTAAAAACTGTCTGGCCGGGGAAGTCAGACAGCTCAGAGACAAGCTGGTGTTCAGCAGAGCGGTGGACCAGAGGAGAATCCTGACACCAGCCACAAGGACGGGAGCCTTGCTGTAGGCCAACACCCAGCTGAATGAATGCTTTTCCAGTGATATTGTCCATAAATGTGAAAACCAgttcaaaaaagaaaataagtcTTTGAGACAAGGCTGGAGGAAGATTTGAGGAATATCAAGGAAGCTGCCGGCAACATAAAGAAGCTGAAAGAGAAACACGGTCGTCCTAATAAATTCCTTCTTACAATACAGAAAGAGAAGGCTCTACTTCAGCTGGAGGTATGCAGGCTGCATTATGAGTACATAGACCTTGGAGAAACCATCTCCCTGCAGCTAAACATGAAAAGAGAATAATAGCATGGTCATATAATACACCTAGGCACAGGTATTGATCCTGTAGCTATAGACAGCACAATTCAATGCAGCATCAGCCCAGTTAGAACAGATAGAGGGTAGTTGAGGATatgagatgattttttttttcctcattctggtttgtttgggttCCTTTGTAAGATCagtcagatttaaaaaaaaaaaaaaagtttaaaaaggtTGAAAATATTGGAGGTAAAGACTAAAACTGAGATATAGTTTCAACTGTGTCAGCAATTATAATTTATACAGCAATGATGTGACTTGCAGCCCACTTCGCAAGTGCAGGTAGTGTGataattgtatttgtatttgtatactttattatccccgtggggaaatttgtcctctgcatttgacccatcctatacacacactaggagcagtgggcagccgcagtacagcACCCGGGAaccaactccagttcttttgccagtgccttggtcaggggcactgacaggagtattaaccttaacatacatgtcttttgatggtgggaggaaaccggagcacccagcggaaacccacacaaacacggggagaacatgcaaactccacacagaaaggacctggGACGGACCGGggttcgaacccaggaccttcttgctgtgaggcaacagtgctaaccactgagccacgtGCCATAATTGAGCATATAAGAATGGATTTTAATGGAGAAGTGTAGAGCACAGACATACAAAAAACAGAGGCACAAAAATGACATTGATCAGGCTAGACAGAATATTCCCACTCCTTTCTCTGCTACTTCATGCGGGACAGTTACAGAGCCATAACTGGTTTAATAAATAATAGTTAGGCATCACTGCATCAACTGAATAATTAAGTTGGATGAACAGCTGTGCCCACCAGTGAGGCAAGACAGTGTCTCCTGCTGTTCTGACAAGACAGTGTAAAGACAGTGGGGGGAGCTAGAGTATCATTCTTTAGCTCTTTGCctatgaaaacatgaaaacacaagtCCTTCTAGTCAAATTGGGTGTGAGGAGTTTTGGAAACCCCAGTATGCAGCAGGTATATACAGAcctctagtggtgtggtgttgaGGTGATTTTGGAGTGTCCCACTTATATTGCCCTGTGGACTCAAGTGGCTGATAAACATAAAGAGTCATTCATGTTATTCATCTCATCTATGATAAAGTAATTCATCAGTCTCACTGCCAGCTCCACTTCATTATTCTGCACTAAATATACAACTAATTGACAAAATCCATACTCAAGTTACTGACTGCCCCGATACCTATCATTAACTTTGATTCCTACTTTGCTCAGTGCCTCGCGTTGCATCGCATTATGCcattaattaaatattaatacatagatggatgaatggagagcCAGCAGGAAGACGAGCTTACTGACTTAAGTGCTTGCTACTATGTAAGCCAAAAGAGGCACCCGGCAGCAAACAAGGATAAATCTAATTAGTTTTAAACCCCATTATTCGTTTTACTCAAAGGCTTGATTAGCGCGCgcgcccctcccctctcccaagGGCACGCTTTGTGACAGCGGCAGCAGCTCAATAACTTTAGACAGTTAAACAAACAATTATTGATTTACGTGCGGAATAGACCATGAATAGCTTACTAAAAACGGAGATGTGGGGCTAATGTCCTGCTCCCTCGGTCCCTCACGCACAGACAAAGTAAATCAGCGAGGAGCCGGTCAACAGGAAGGCCTGCGCTATCCTAATCACGGCGAGAACATACAGCGGCAATTAGGATGCTCGCTGCAAACAAAGACAAGTTAGGGAGGGGGAGGAACTCTTCTCTGTCTAATAGGAAAGTCTGTTGTAGTTTCCTGCTGAACTCTAATGCACGCATCTGCATCCTACTGTGTATCCATAACCAGGACCCCGACTGAAACAAAAGCTTAGTTAAATCCCTATGTTTACATGAATTAATGGAAATATTTCCAACATAGGTATATGACTTGAGTTTTGTCACTACCTCTGTAGTAGATATTTTGTGTTGGTGAACTATAATTCTCTTTCTGAGCCGATATGTGGACCTTAGTGCACCTCGGTAAAGTCCTGATTGTTAATAATGGCATAATATATAGGCTACCTACTGGTGTAACATTTAATCAGGCAACTGAAGCTTTCTGCTTCCAACATTAATTacacattcatattttcatCTGTCATTTTCCAGTTGTGAAGTGGGACAGTTCCAAAAAAGTAGCTGCAACACTGCACTTatgaatattaaaaacataataCTGTCAACAATGCTGCCTTCTGACTTGTACTTCTATAGGCTACAGATTTTTACCAAATCCTGAATAATTAATTCAAAACAAATACATTGCATTACGCCATTAACCTAATTAAATATTCATAcatagatggatgaatggagaTAGCTCTATAAGGCAAAACATCTGCACAAAACAGAACACAAAGTACACATTTTTTGCAAATGATTCATGATTCTTCTTTGACTGTGATTTGATAATGATTTAGAGATTTGTGGCTTTGAAATCTGTGCAAGCCATGTCTTGCGCCTGCCTGCTCTTGGCACCTCTTGACCTCAGACTGAAGGGCCGGTTACActtgcacacagacagaaaggccGTCCTGTAATTGTTGTTCATCCACCCGTACAGGATCGGATTGACGAACGTGGAGCACATGGCCACGACATGGAACGCGGTGAAAAGCAATTTGAAGTCTTTCATATCTAGAACGCTGCTGTCTATGTCTACTGCCAACTGGAAGGCGTGGAACGGCAGCCAGCTGACGGCAAACACCACCACCACGGTCACCAGCATCTTGGTGGTTTTCTTCCTGCGCCGGTGCCGGTCATTCCGAACTCCGGGGCTCATCTGGTTCTTCAGTTTACTCCAGATGCGGATGTAGGCGAAGGAGTTGATGGCCAGAGGCAGGCCGTACTGAAGCAGCAGCATGGAAATACTGTAGATGCTTCCGTTCGTGCTGCTTCCCGGCCACTTCTCCGTGCACACCTGGATGGACTCGTCCggtgagaggtcaaaggtccCATACTCCCTGAAGATGGCGAGCGGGCTGGCCAGGAGGGCGCTGACGGCCCACGTGACGACGATGACCGCGGCGCACATGTATTTGGACATCTTGGTCTCCAGGTGGTAGACGATGCTCCGGTGGCGGTCCAGCGCGATGATGTTGAGCGTGATGGTGGACACGTGCACGGCCATGCCTTGGGCGCACGGCAGCGTGAAGCACAGCACCTGCCCAAACTTCCACTCCCCGTACAGAGTGTAGATCAGAGTGAAGGGTAAACACAGAGTATTCACCAGCAAGTCCGCCACGGCTAAGTTGACGATGAAGAAGTTGGTTACAGTCCGTAGATTCTTGAACTTGTAGACTACATATATCACCAAGGAGTTTCCAATGACTCCAAACAATATGATCGTGCTGTAAGCCAGGATGAGGACAACTTGCACGCCCACCAGCTTTGTACTGTCCTCTAGATTCAGAAAGTTGTCATATTGAGTTGGGGTTGCAGCCGAGCAGCAGTTGGAGGATTCAACTTCAAGTTTAGAATCTTCCATCTGAGTCATGTTTAGCTGACTTGCAGTATCCATTGCTAACAGTCCCCATAAGTCAATCTGTGaaaagatggagatggagatcaGTTTGAGCAATGGACAAGAAGTCAGTTATTTTCTATTAATCTAATGAAATTCATTATTTAGTTGCAGACTTACACAATTTCCTCAATATTTTCCCAATTAAACAAGACATAGCCTACAGGATATACAGGACGGTATCtagaaaatacaatataatgttAATCACCTTTTGAGCACATGAAAAACATCACATTTGATAAAAATGTCCCCCTTCTCCTCTAAGGTGTCACCTTTAAGAAAGGCTGCTGTACTGCCTTCAGACAACAGTGACAAAAAGTTACAGCATTTTTATTACATCTGGTGATTTTGTGGGTTTTCAAAGTGTTTAATATTATTTCAATGTTGACTGTATTGATGATTTGGCTGCTAAATATCCATCTAGCAACATTATGGAGATAAGggatgatatacagtatatacatacatatatatatatatacagactATATATACAGTCTTAATTAGTCTAATCCAACCTGAAAATCTAAATTTaagttacttaaatattacgactgacttattttgaggtaggaaagttagcccctcccccttggctaatcttgagttaagaactttgtttATGGCAACAAGTCGGTctaactgtcagagtgggaagtttaaatactgaagctgtttcatataagatggcaaatctttggtttttggaaagagcctgaagaag from the Centroberyx gerrardi isolate f3 chromosome 3, fCenGer3.hap1.cur.20231027, whole genome shotgun sequence genome contains:
- the npy2r gene encoding neuropeptide Y receptor type 2 — its product is MDTASQLNMTQMEDSKLEVESSNCCSAATPTQYDNFLNLEDSTKLVGVQVVLILAYSTIILFGVIGNSLVIYVVYKFKNLRTVTNFFIVNLAVADLLVNTLCLPFTLIYTLYGEWKFGQVLCFTLPCAQGMAVHVSTITLNIIALDRHRSIVYHLETKMSKYMCAAVIVVTWAVSALLASPLAIFREYGTFDLSPDESIQVCTEKWPGSSTNGSIYSISMLLLQYGLPLAINSFAYIRIWSKLKNQMSPGVRNDRHRRRKKTTKMLVTVVVVFAVSWLPFHAFQLAVDIDSSVLDMKDFKLLFTAFHVVAMCSTFVNPILYGWMNNNYRTAFLSVCKCNRPFSLRSRGAKSRQAQDMACTDFKATNL
- the LOC139923656 gene encoding PDZ and LIM domain protein 3-like, which produces MPLNVVLDGPAPWGFRLTGGKDFNQPLTISRITPGSKASIANLCPGDVILAIEGVPAADMMHCEAQNKIKESTTQLCLTVERNETRLWTPQVTEDGKAHPFKINLEAEQQEYKPIGTGHNRKAQPFVAAANIDDKRQVVSTAYNTPIGLYSSGNIQDAMQGQIRGLVHDKPESPRTLSSIEESDVYRMLQKDQEEPQEPRQSGSFKALQDFVNSDGTRPIVTKTVRAPTTKPTPPAGNLQKLPLCDKCGNGIVGTVVKARDKYRHPGCFVCSDCDVNLKQKGYFFVEGQLYCETHARARMRPPEGHDLITTFPSA